From a single Vanacampus margaritifer isolate UIUO_Vmar chromosome 15, RoL_Vmar_1.0, whole genome shotgun sequence genomic region:
- the LOC144035316 gene encoding uncharacterized protein LOC144035316 isoform X2 — protein MKMFTKRIAKNEEELCEAKKDNERRCQMLDAVGKMRPNIVHGADLSEDLDSQQQEPESTHIKVEDEKHPYIKGEEDLELDCIKAEDEQQQPPLLKEKQDKDPKREDEGQIEGNRGAEPPRSSSCQHMTMEDRGDKQSEGGTACHSDNKRWKCSQCENAYSYKNHLKRHENTHWRETFCLLSLRSKILSERKLITTHKYTHR, from the exons atgaaaatgtttacaaaaaggATAGCAAAGAACGAGGAGGAACTTTGTGAAGCAAAAAAGGACAACGAGCGACGATGTCAAATGCTGGACGCCGTTGGCAAGATGCGGCCAAATATTGTCCACGGAGCAG aCCTCAGCGAAGATCTTGATTCTCAGCAGCAGGAGCCAGAGTCCACCCACATTAAGGTGGAGGATGAAAAGCACCCATACATTAAAGGAGAGGAAGATCTGGAGCTCGATTGTATTAAAGCAGAAGACGAGCAGCAGCAGCCCCCACTTCTCAAAGAGAAACAGGACAAGGACCCTAAA AGGGAAGATGAAGGTCAAATTGAGGGGAACAGAGGGGCGGAGCCTCCAAGAAGCAGCTCATGTCAACACATGACAATGGAAG ATCGTGGTGACAAACAGTCTGAAGGTGGTACGGCATGTCACTCTGACAACAAGCGctggaaatgttctcagtgtgagAACGCTTATTCCTATAAGAACCATTTGAAACGACATGAGaatacacactggagagaaaccttttgcctgctcagtttgcgcTCAAAGATTCTCTCAGAAAGAAAGCTTATCACAACACATAAGTACACACACCGATGA
- the LOC144034840 gene encoding centrosomal protein of 83 kDa-like: MPGLEGAGMEFQHMLGDLQGKCETYKSNYNVLKIEHSSLQDELSHVQGEVKRLHGQHNKLQSQLATQSRELLDKNKETEELRLQVMTPKRLELLRAQVQQELEAPIRERFIKLEEEAEKYRSEFNKLRYAFTFLNSQFEHQKEEHVGVLDGQKMRFEVEIAHLKKEKETMLAQFKNVDPLHERKQVELLLKEKTQLTMLLKGLQAEVDELHAMKDSSDQQVENIQLAQNRQLTESQAVAKSLESERQCMSLRLERLEAELRLSQERNNQLTGQLHKTKRDVNSLTCQMESLKLSHKTEVDNVKLEFTRSKGEVERECDSLRGQKESLQTEVVVLKEMLERRNKIVVEKEMEMVRKVKSVCDEEMYKTTVLLQEKIDLEQHLMEFEQQKAMQDINMQSQKDEWQEQLGIANKREESVRKELQVLKTKLKQQSDQLEELERHKMEVIDLKEKNQELSRSEVELMEANNRLREKLAIIRSGVERLVEDGKEREAKLEEKYSQLKDKLQKVTSVETKRRDNEEKKEQSFHRTIQMLRKQIDELKQDGATAKKKLMDYQQRHNEFRRLLMCNNGSFSVSTAQIASACSPALFLGKRMRSREN, translated from the exons ATGCCTGGATTGGAGGGTGCTGGGATGGAGTTTCAGCACATGCTGGGTGATCTACAGGGGAAGTGTGAAACCtataaatcaaattacaacgttCTCAAGATAGAACATTCCAG tttgcagGATGAGCTATCACATGTACAAGGGGAAGTGAAGCGTCTCCATGGCCAGCACAACAAGCTCCAGTCACAGTTGGCTACGCAGTCAAGAGAACTTCTGGACAAAAATAAGGAGACAGAGGAGCTTCGGCTGCAG GTGATGACTCCAAAGCGTCTggagttgctcagggctcaagtgcAGCAGGAGTTAGAGGCTCCAATCCGAGAACGCTTCATCAAACTGGAAGAG GAGGCAGAGAAGTACAGGTCCGAGTTCAACAAGCTGCGCTACGCCTTCACTTTCCTCAATTCCCAGTTTGAGCACCAAAAGGAAGAACATGTTGGGGTACTGGACGGGCAGAAGATGCGCTTTGAAGTGGAG ATTGCTCATTTGAAGAAAGAGAAGGAAACTATGCTGGCCCAGTTTAAGAATGTGGACCCGTTGCATGAAAGGAAGCAAGTGGAGCTTCTGCTCAAGGAGAAAACGCAGCTCACCATGTTGCTGAAGGGTCTGCAGGCGGAAGTGGACGAGCTGCACGCGATGAAGGACAGCTCGGATCAGCAGGTGGAGAACATTCAGCTCGCTCAGAACAGACAGCTTACGGAATCGCAGGCTGTGGCGAAGTCTCTTGAG TCGGAGCGCCAGTGCATGTCCCTGCGACTGGAGCGCCTGGAGGCCGAGCTGCGTCTCAGCCAGGAGCGGAACAACCAGCTTACCGGGCAGCTACACAAAACTAAAAGGGACGTGAACTCCCTCACCTGCCAG ATGGAAAGCCTGAAGCTGTCACACAAGACCGAGGTGGACAACGTCAAACTGGAGTTCACCCGCTCGAAAGGCGAGGTGGAGAGGGAGTGCGATTCGCTGAGGGGGCAGAAGGAAA GTCTGCAAACGGAGGTGGTGGTTCTAAAGGAAATGCTGGAGAGACGCAATAAAATTGTGGTTGAGAAAGAGATGGAGATGGTCAGGAAGGTGAAGTCTGTCTGTGACGAGGAAATGTACAAGACAACTGTGTTGCTCCAGGAAAA GATTGATTTGGAGCAACATCTGATGGAGTTTGAACAACAGAAGGCGATGCAGGATATTAACATGCAAAGCCAAAAAGACGAATGGCAGGAGCAACTTGGGATAGCCAATAAAAGAGAGGAGTCTGTCCGGAAAGAGCTTCAAGTCCTGAA AACCAAATTAAAGCAGCAAAGTGATCAGCTTGAGGAGCTGGAGAGACACAAAATGGAAGTGATCGACTTAAAGGAG aAAAACCAGGAACTATCACGATCTGAAGTCGAACTGATGGAAGCAAACAATCGTCTGAGGGAAAAACTGGCCATCATTCGAAGCGGGGTGGAGAG GCTGGTGGAAGACGGTAAAGAACGAGAAGCCAAGCTGGAAGAGAAATACTCCCAGCTCAAAGACAAACTGCAGAAGGTAACATCTGTGGAGACGAAG CGGCGAGACAATGAGGAGAAAAAAGAGCAGAGTTTTCATCGGACAATCCAAATGCTGAGGAAACAAATAGATGAGCTGAAACAGGACGGTGCTACAGCCAAAAA AAAGTTGATGGACTATCAGCAGCGGCATAACGAATTCCGACGCCTGCTGATGTGCAATAATGGTTCTTTCAGCGTCAGCACAGCCCAAATTGCCTCCGCATGCAGCCCCGCTCTCTTCCTTGG gaagaggatgaggagcAGAGAGAACTAA
- the cep83 gene encoding centrosomal protein of 83 kDa isoform X1 has translation MTWRKSSSGRWKSWDVLSRSSKTRALYDDVHLFHLSKDGMTSSALQQSFLLGPSLGAGAGTSATMPGLSAGAEMELQKMLIDERTKCELHRGNYETLKAEHASLQDDFIQVQEEVRHLQAQLERLQVQLAERTREIMEKNREMEDLRLQVMTPQRLELLRAQVQQEMEGPVRERFARLEEEAEKYRSEFNKLRYAYTVLNAQFEHQKEEHARVVEDQKLRFEAEIAHLDKDKENLIAQYQNADSQHDRKQVEVLLREKTQLTLRLKRLQAEVAELQAQKNHSEQQAENAQRGQNRQLAESQAALKSLEAERQSLRLRLERMESELGLSNEQNSQLTGQLHKAEKQLNSISGQIESLTHSHKMEVASVKLEFTRSKGELERERDILRGQLEGLQTDVEVLKHAVERHKEVVVEKEREVARKVQTARDEEICKSALLHQEKMELEHRLAEFEQQMALQDTKVQAQKEEWEEQIRTAQRGEESVRKELQSLRGRLKQQSAQLEELERQTTAVSNLKQKNEELCAELGMLSRSEADLMEANLRLKAKVDGMREELRTARTQAERSQHEAERRVEESQIEWLEEKHKLQEREAKMDEKYFQLKDKMKRAAVAQKKRRNQTENKEKSLQNKIQLLKAQIEELKLEAAAASKRSLHSEEHTHLRRRMRELQRRHNEFRRLLLGDQSGFSSGPAILTSTQSPFVIRDAASNVPEEEESREMVLLHERLDELERAQQQQLEELDGRG, from the exons ATGACCTGGAGAAAGTCCAGCAGCGGCAGATGGAAGAGCTGGGATGTATTGAGCAGAAGTAGCAAGACAAGGGCTCTCTATGACGATGTTCATCTTTTCCACCTATCCAA AGATGGCATGACCTCCTCGGCCCTCCAGCAGTCTTTTTTGCTTGGGCCGAGCCTGGGGGCCGGCGCGGGGACGTCTGCAACCATGCCGGGCTTGTCCGCTGGGGCCGAGATGGAGCTTCAGAAGATGCTCATCGACGAAAGGACTAAGTGTGAACTTCATCGAGGAAACTACGAGACTCTTAAGGCCGAACACGCCAG cTTGCAGGATGATTTCATCCAGGTACAAGAGGAAGTAAGGCATCTGCAGGCTCAACTCGAGAGGCTGCAGGTACAGTTAGCTGAGCGCACAAGagaaattatggaaaaaaacagggaaatgGAAGATCTCAGACTGCAG GTGATGACTCCTCAGCGTCTggagttgctcagagctcaggtgcAACAGGAGATGGAAGGTCCAGTTAGAGAGCGCTTTGCCAGActggaggag GAGGCAGAGAAGTACAGGTCAGAGTTCAACAAGCTACGCTATGCCTACACGGTGCTCAATGCCCAGTTTGAGCACCAAAAGGAGGAACACGCTCGAGTCGTGGAGGATCAGAAGCTACGCTTTGAGGCCGAG ATCGCTCATCTGGACAAAGACAAGGAGAACCTGATTGCCCAGTACCAGAATGCAGACTCGCAGCATGACAGGAAACAAGTGGAGGTTCTGCTGAGGGAGAAAACTCAGCTCACCTTGCGCTTGAAGCGTCTGCAGGCAGAGGTGGCCGAGTTGCAGGCCCAGAAGAACCACTCGGAGCAGCAGGCGGAGAACGCTCAGCGGGGTCAGAACCGGCAGCTGGCGGAATCTCAGGCTGCTCTGAAATCTCTGGAG GCGGAACGTCAGTCTTTGCGCTTGCGGCTGGAGCGGATGGAAAGTGAACTCGGGCTGAGCAACGAGCAGAATAGTCAGCTCACTGGCCAACTGCACAAAGCTGAGAAGCAACTCAACTCCATTAGCGgacag ATTGAAAGCCTGACGCATTCCCACAAGATGGAGGTGGCAAGCGTCAAGCTGGAGTTTACCCGTTCCAAAGGCGAgctggagagggagagagacatCCTGAGAGGGCAATTGGAAG GCCTGCAGACGGATGTGGAGGTGCTCAAGCACGCTGTGGAGCGCCACAAAgaagttgttgtggaaaaaGAGAGGGAGGTGGCCAGGAAGGTGCAAACAGCTCGTGATGAAGAGATCTGCAAATCCGCTCTCTTACACCAGGAAAA GATGGAGTTGGAGCACCGCCTTGCTGAGTTTGAACAGCAGATGGCGCTGCAGGACACAAAAGTGCAAGCCCAGAAAGAAGAGTGGGAAGAGCAGATCCGCACAGCCCAAAGAGGAGAAGAGTCTGTACGCAAAGAACTGCAGAGCCTGAG aggTAGATTAAAGCAGCAAAGTGCCCAGCTGGAAGAGCTGGAAAGACAGACAACAGCCGTGTCAAATTTGAAGCAG AAAAACGAGGAGCTGTGTGCAGAGCTGGGTATGTTGTCACGGTCTGAAGCCGATTTGATGGAAGCAAACCTGCGACTGAAAGCCAAAGTGGACGGCATGAGGGAGGAGCTGAGGACCGCCCGAACCCAAGCTGAGAGGAGTCAACATGAGGCAGAACG GCGGGTGGAGGAGAGTCAGATCGAGTGGCTGGAGGAGAAACACAAGCTGCAAGAGCGAGAGGCAAAGATGGATGAGAAGTACTTCCAGCTCAAAGACAAAATGAAGAGGGCAGCGGTTGCCCAAAAGAAG aGACGAAACCAGACGGAGAACAAAGAGAAAAGCCTGCAGAATAAGATCCAACTGTTGAAGGCTCAAATTGAGGAACTCAAATTGGAAGCTGCAGCAGCCAGCAA ACGTTCCCTTCACTCCGAGGAACACACGCACCTCCGCAGAAGGATGCGAGAGCTCCAGCGGCGACACAACGAGTTCCGGCGCCTGCTGCTGGGCGACCAGAGCGGCTTCAGTTCTGGCCCCGCCATCCTCACCTCCACACAGAGCCCATTCGTCATCAGGGATGCGGCATCTAACGTACCG gaagaggaggagagcaGGGAGATGGTCCTGCTGCATGAGAGGCTGGATGAGCTGGAAAGAGCGCAGCAGCAGCAACTCGAAGAACTCGACGGGCGTGGATGA
- the cep83 gene encoding centrosomal protein of 83 kDa isoform X2: MTSSALQQSFLLGPSLGAGAGTSATMPGLSAGAEMELQKMLIDERTKCELHRGNYETLKAEHASLQDDFIQVQEEVRHLQAQLERLQVQLAERTREIMEKNREMEDLRLQVMTPQRLELLRAQVQQEMEGPVRERFARLEEEAEKYRSEFNKLRYAYTVLNAQFEHQKEEHARVVEDQKLRFEAEIAHLDKDKENLIAQYQNADSQHDRKQVEVLLREKTQLTLRLKRLQAEVAELQAQKNHSEQQAENAQRGQNRQLAESQAALKSLEAERQSLRLRLERMESELGLSNEQNSQLTGQLHKAEKQLNSISGQIESLTHSHKMEVASVKLEFTRSKGELERERDILRGQLEGLQTDVEVLKHAVERHKEVVVEKEREVARKVQTARDEEICKSALLHQEKMELEHRLAEFEQQMALQDTKVQAQKEEWEEQIRTAQRGEESVRKELQSLRGRLKQQSAQLEELERQTTAVSNLKQKNEELCAELGMLSRSEADLMEANLRLKAKVDGMREELRTARTQAERSQHEAERRVEESQIEWLEEKHKLQEREAKMDEKYFQLKDKMKRAAVAQKKRRNQTENKEKSLQNKIQLLKAQIEELKLEAAAASKRSLHSEEHTHLRRRMRELQRRHNEFRRLLLGDQSGFSSGPAILTSTQSPFVIRDAASNVPEEEESREMVLLHERLDELERAQQQQLEELDGRG; this comes from the exons ATGACCTCCTCGGCCCTCCAGCAGTCTTTTTTGCTTGGGCCGAGCCTGGGGGCCGGCGCGGGGACGTCTGCAACCATGCCGGGCTTGTCCGCTGGGGCCGAGATGGAGCTTCAGAAGATGCTCATCGACGAAAGGACTAAGTGTGAACTTCATCGAGGAAACTACGAGACTCTTAAGGCCGAACACGCCAG cTTGCAGGATGATTTCATCCAGGTACAAGAGGAAGTAAGGCATCTGCAGGCTCAACTCGAGAGGCTGCAGGTACAGTTAGCTGAGCGCACAAGagaaattatggaaaaaaacagggaaatgGAAGATCTCAGACTGCAG GTGATGACTCCTCAGCGTCTggagttgctcagagctcaggtgcAACAGGAGATGGAAGGTCCAGTTAGAGAGCGCTTTGCCAGActggaggag GAGGCAGAGAAGTACAGGTCAGAGTTCAACAAGCTACGCTATGCCTACACGGTGCTCAATGCCCAGTTTGAGCACCAAAAGGAGGAACACGCTCGAGTCGTGGAGGATCAGAAGCTACGCTTTGAGGCCGAG ATCGCTCATCTGGACAAAGACAAGGAGAACCTGATTGCCCAGTACCAGAATGCAGACTCGCAGCATGACAGGAAACAAGTGGAGGTTCTGCTGAGGGAGAAAACTCAGCTCACCTTGCGCTTGAAGCGTCTGCAGGCAGAGGTGGCCGAGTTGCAGGCCCAGAAGAACCACTCGGAGCAGCAGGCGGAGAACGCTCAGCGGGGTCAGAACCGGCAGCTGGCGGAATCTCAGGCTGCTCTGAAATCTCTGGAG GCGGAACGTCAGTCTTTGCGCTTGCGGCTGGAGCGGATGGAAAGTGAACTCGGGCTGAGCAACGAGCAGAATAGTCAGCTCACTGGCCAACTGCACAAAGCTGAGAAGCAACTCAACTCCATTAGCGgacag ATTGAAAGCCTGACGCATTCCCACAAGATGGAGGTGGCAAGCGTCAAGCTGGAGTTTACCCGTTCCAAAGGCGAgctggagagggagagagacatCCTGAGAGGGCAATTGGAAG GCCTGCAGACGGATGTGGAGGTGCTCAAGCACGCTGTGGAGCGCCACAAAgaagttgttgtggaaaaaGAGAGGGAGGTGGCCAGGAAGGTGCAAACAGCTCGTGATGAAGAGATCTGCAAATCCGCTCTCTTACACCAGGAAAA GATGGAGTTGGAGCACCGCCTTGCTGAGTTTGAACAGCAGATGGCGCTGCAGGACACAAAAGTGCAAGCCCAGAAAGAAGAGTGGGAAGAGCAGATCCGCACAGCCCAAAGAGGAGAAGAGTCTGTACGCAAAGAACTGCAGAGCCTGAG aggTAGATTAAAGCAGCAAAGTGCCCAGCTGGAAGAGCTGGAAAGACAGACAACAGCCGTGTCAAATTTGAAGCAG AAAAACGAGGAGCTGTGTGCAGAGCTGGGTATGTTGTCACGGTCTGAAGCCGATTTGATGGAAGCAAACCTGCGACTGAAAGCCAAAGTGGACGGCATGAGGGAGGAGCTGAGGACCGCCCGAACCCAAGCTGAGAGGAGTCAACATGAGGCAGAACG GCGGGTGGAGGAGAGTCAGATCGAGTGGCTGGAGGAGAAACACAAGCTGCAAGAGCGAGAGGCAAAGATGGATGAGAAGTACTTCCAGCTCAAAGACAAAATGAAGAGGGCAGCGGTTGCCCAAAAGAAG aGACGAAACCAGACGGAGAACAAAGAGAAAAGCCTGCAGAATAAGATCCAACTGTTGAAGGCTCAAATTGAGGAACTCAAATTGGAAGCTGCAGCAGCCAGCAA ACGTTCCCTTCACTCCGAGGAACACACGCACCTCCGCAGAAGGATGCGAGAGCTCCAGCGGCGACACAACGAGTTCCGGCGCCTGCTGCTGGGCGACCAGAGCGGCTTCAGTTCTGGCCCCGCCATCCTCACCTCCACACAGAGCCCATTCGTCATCAGGGATGCGGCATCTAACGTACCG gaagaggaggagagcaGGGAGATGGTCCTGCTGCATGAGAGGCTGGATGAGCTGGAAAGAGCGCAGCAGCAGCAACTCGAAGAACTCGACGGGCGTGGATGA
- the LOC144035316 gene encoding uncharacterized protein LOC144035316 isoform X1: MKMFTKRIAKNEEELCEAKKDNERRCQMLDAVGKMRPNIVHGADLSEDLDSQQQEPESTHIKVEDEKHPYIKGEEDLELDCIKAEDEQQQPPLLKEKQDKDPKVEKPERDCIKEQKQPHDINLPSTFVSLQREDEGQIEGNRGAEPPRSSSCQHMTMEDRGDKQSEGGTACHSDNKRWKCSQCENAYSYKNHLKRHENTHWRETFCLLSLRSKILSERKLITTHKYTHR; encoded by the exons atgaaaatgtttacaaaaaggATAGCAAAGAACGAGGAGGAACTTTGTGAAGCAAAAAAGGACAACGAGCGACGATGTCAAATGCTGGACGCCGTTGGCAAGATGCGGCCAAATATTGTCCACGGAGCAG aCCTCAGCGAAGATCTTGATTCTCAGCAGCAGGAGCCAGAGTCCACCCACATTAAGGTGGAGGATGAAAAGCACCCATACATTAAAGGAGAGGAAGATCTGGAGCTCGATTGTATTAAAGCAGAAGACGAGCAGCAGCAGCCCCCACTTCTCAAAGAGAAACAGGACAAGGACCCTAAAGTTGAGAAGCCGGAGCGCGATTGTATTAAAGAGCAGAAGCAGCCCCACGATATCAATTTGCCGTCGACATTTGTCTCTTTGCAGAGGGAAGATGAAGGTCAAATTGAGGGGAACAGAGGGGCGGAGCCTCCAAGAAGCAGCTCATGTCAACACATGACAATGGAAG ATCGTGGTGACAAACAGTCTGAAGGTGGTACGGCATGTCACTCTGACAACAAGCGctggaaatgttctcagtgtgagAACGCTTATTCCTATAAGAACCATTTGAAACGACATGAGaatacacactggagagaaaccttttgcctgctcagtttgcgcTCAAAGATTCTCTCAGAAAGAAAGCTTATCACAACACATAAGTACACACACCGATGA
- the aldh1l2 gene encoding mitochondrial 10-formyltetrahydrofolate dehydrogenase yields MLWTASQIFRKFSSSSNHYQNKLKLAIIGQSLFGKEVYSNLRKQGHKVVGVFTVPDKDGKADPLALAAEKDGTPVFKFPRWRVKGKPIPEVVEAYMAVNAEINVMPFCSQFIPMNIIDSPKHGSIIYHPSILPLHRGASAINWSLIHGDKKAGFTIFWADDGLDTGPILLQRECAVEPNDTVDTLYNRFLFPEGIKAMVESVQLVADGKAPRIPQPEEGASYEGIQKKSNAKINLAQPAEAIHNWIRGHDKIPGAWTVIDGKPVTLYGSSMLQGSVPPGQPLDIEGAASQSLVTKNGLVLNGSDGKAVLVKNLQFEDGKMIAASKYFSTGETQSVELTDSEKEIVTEMRNIWKSILSNVPAIEDTTDFFKSGAASMDVVRLVEEVKQRAGVLLQNEDIYMATTFQDFVQMFVRKMRGEEEEDELVIDHVIKDVNNMTVKMPYQCFINGAFVDAENGKTYNTINPTDGSVICKVSYASVGDVDQAVAAAKQAFDHGPWGRMNPRDRGNLLYKLADLMEQHQEELATIEAIDSGAVYTLALKTHVGMSIQTFRYFAGWCDKIQGKTIPINQARPNHNLTFTKREPIGVCAIVIPWNYPLMMLAWKSAACLAAGNTLVLKPAQVTPLTALKFAELSVKAGIPKGVVNILPGSGGMVGQRMADHPDIRKLGFTGSTPIGKQIMKSCALSNLKKVSLELGGKSPLIIFNDCDMDKAVRMGMSSVYFNKGENCIAAGRLFVEESIHDEFISRVVEELKKMKIGDPLDRSTDHGPQNHKAHLDKLLEYCDVGIKEGATLVYGGKQVDRPGFFMEPTVFTGVEDHMFIAKEESFGPVMVVSKFKDGDVDGVLERANDTEYGLASGVFTRDINKAMYVSEHLEAGTVFINTYNKTDVASPFGGFKQSGFGKDLGEDALMEYLKTKAVTVEY; encoded by the exons ATGTTGTGGACAGCAAGCCAGATCTTCAGGAAATTTTCCTCCTCTTCT AATCACTACCAGAATAAGCTCAAACTAGCTATAATTGGTCAAAGTTTGTTTGGCAAGGAGGTGTATAGCAACCTGAGGAAGCAGGGTCACAAGGTGGTAGGCGTGTTCACTGTACCTGACAAAGATGGCAAGGCTGACCCCCTTG CCCTGGCAGCAGAGAAGGATGGCACACCAGTGTTCAAGTTCCCACGGTGGCGAGTTAAGGGAAAGCCCATCCCAGAAGTAGTCGAGGCCTACATGGCGGTGAATGCTGAGATCAATGTGATGCCTTTCTGCTCTCAGTTCATCCCCATGAACATCATTGATTCTCCCAAGCACGGCTCCATCATTTACCACCCCTCCATCCTTCCCCTGCACAGAGGAGCCTCAGCCATCAACTG GTCCTTGATCCACGGTGATAAGAAAGCTGGTTTCACAATATTTTGGGCTGATGATGGTCTGGATACCGGACCAATCCTGCTGCAGCGGGAGTGTGCTGTCGAACCCAATGACACTGTGGACACACTCTACAACCGTTTCCTCTTTCCAGAAGGCATCAAGGCAATG GTTGAGTCAGTGCAGCTTGTTGCTGATGGCAAGGCCCCGCGAATTCCGCAGCCAGAGGAGGGTGCAAGCTATGAAGGCATTCAGAAGAAATCCAATGCCAAG ATCAATCTGGCTCAGCCAGCTGAGGCAATTCACAACTGGATACGTGGCCATGACAAAATCCCTGGCGCCTGGACTGTTATTGACGGCAAG CCCGTTACCTTATATGGTTCATCAATGTTGCAAGGATCAGTACCACCTGGCCAGCCACTGGACATCGAAGGAGCAGCCAGCCAAAGCCTGGTCACAAAAAACGGGCTTGTCCTAAATGGAAGTGATGGAAAAGCA GTTCTCGTGAAGAATCTGCAGTTTGAAGATGGAAAAATGATAGCTGCTTCAAAGTACTTTTCCACCGGTGAAACTCAGAGTGTGGAATTAACTGACAGCGAGAAAGAAATAGTGACGGAGATGAGG AATATCTGGAAGAGCATTCTCAGTAACGTCCCCGCTATTGAGGACACTACAGACTTTTTCAAGTCCGGAGCTGCTTCCATGGATGTGGTCAG GTTAGTGGAGGAGGTAAAGCAGCGAGCTGGTGTCCTCCTGCAAAATGAGGACATTTACATGGCAACCACTTTCCAGGACTTCGTCCAGATGTTTGTGCGTAAAATGAGaggggaagaagaggaggatgaactAGTCATTGACCAT GTAATCAAGGACGTTAACAACATGACAGTGAAAATGCCATACCAGTGTTTTATCAATGGCGCTTTTGTGGatgctgaaaatggcaaaacCTACAATACCATTAATCCCACCGACGGATCG GTAATCTGTAAAGTGTCTTATGCTTCAGTGGGGGATGTGGACCAGGCAGTGGCAGCTGCTAAACAAGCATTTGATCATGGGCCCTGGGGCAGGATGAACCCAAGAGACAGAGGAAATCTACTTTATAA ACTAGCAGACTTGATGGAGCAACACCAAGAGGAGTTGGCCACTATCGAGGCAATTGATTCCGGGGCTGTGTACACGCTGGCCCTGAAAACTCACGTGGGCATGTCCATCCAGACGTTTCGCTACTTTGCCGGCTGGTGTGACAAGATACAG GGCAAGACAATTCCCATTAACCAGGCCAGGCCCAACCACAACCTCACCTTTACTAAAAGAGAACCAATCGG CGTTTGTGCTATTGTCATCCCTTGGAACTACCCCCTCATGATGTTGGCATGGAAAAGTGCTGCCTGCCTTGCAGCTGGTAACACGCTTGTTCTTAAACCTGCACAG GTAACGCCATTGACTGCATTAAAATTTGCTGAGTTGTCAGTAAAAGCTGGTATTCCAAAAGGAGTTGTCAACATATTACCAGGCTCAG GAGGAATGGTGGGACAGCGAATGGCTGATCACCCAGATATCCGGAAACTGGGTTTCACTGGTTCGACACCTATTGGCAAACAAATCATGAAAAG TTGTGCACTCAGTAATCTAAAGAAAGTTTCTCTGGAGCTGGGAGGGAAGTCGCCTCTCATCATCTTTAATGATTGCGATATGGACAAGGCTGTTCGCATG GGTATGAGCTCTGTGTATTTCAACAAAGGGGAAAACTGCATTGCTGCTGGGCGCCTTTTTGTGGAGGAGTCCATTCATGATGAATTCATCAGCCGTGTG GTGGAGGAGTTAAAGAAAATGAAGATCGGGGACCCGCTGGATCGATCCACAGACCATGGACCTCAGAATCACAAAGCACACTTGGACAAACTGCTGGAGTACTGTGATGTTGGAATAAAGGAAGGAGCCACGTTGGTTTATGGCGGCAAACAAGTGGACCGACCAG gtTTCTTCATGGAGCCCACTGTGTTCACTGGTGTGGAGGACCACATGTTCATTGCCAAAGAGGAATCCTTTGGGCCTGTCATGGTTGTGTCCAAATTTAAAGATGG GGATGTGGACGGTGTGCTCGAACGAGCCAATGACACAGAGTACGGCTTGGCTTCAGGTGTGTTTACCCGTGACATAAACAAAGCCATGTATGTGAGTGAACACTTGGAAGCTGGGACAGTATTCATCAACACCTATAACAAGACTGATGTTGCTTCACCTTTTGGAGGCTTCAAGCAGTCTGGCTTTGGGAAAGACCTTG GAGAGGATGCGCTCATGGAATACCTCAAGACCAAAGCAGTGACGGTGGAATATTGA